In Deinococcus psychrotolerans, the genomic window CAGCAAGAAGCTGAAAAAGGCTGACGTGAGTGAACTGCGCCACAAGGCTTTGCCCGCCGCGCGGCCCAACTCCTGCCAGCGCTGAGTGTCGGCACGCTGCTGGGCCGTCCGGACTGGAGCCTCGGGAGACTGAGGCGAATACGGCGAGTTCTTCCAATTGAGGCTGCTCAGTCCCAACTCGGGCGCTACGGTGTTGAGGGCGCGGAAGGCAGCATTCACCGTCAAAAAAGATGTCAGAACCACCGCGAACAGGGCCAAGAGCGCGAAAGTGCGGGTCAAACGCCGTCGCAGCCCAGTACTCCGTCGTTGTCTCTTTGTAAGCCGGTGTTGCCGCCGCCTCGCCGCCCACTCGCCGCTCAAAAACTGTTCAACTGGCTGGGAATCAAAGCGCGGCGGGCGAGCAAAGCGCCTTGCCATCAGCTCCTCAAGCGGTAGCCGACGCCGCGCACCGTTTCTAGACCCTCACCGCACACGCCCATTTTGCGGCGCAGGTTCTTGACGTGGGCGTCCACCGTGCGCTCATCGGTGCCCCGGTCTAGGCCGCCCAGCGCCGAGAGCAGTTCGGAGCGCGATTTGACTGCGCCCGCCGCCTGAGCCAGCGCGGTGAGCAGGCGCAGTTCGGCCACCGTCACGTCCAGAATCTCCTCGCCGCAGCGGGCTTCAAAGGCGGCGGTGTCGAGCGTGAGTTGCCCAGCGTGCAGCGTGCTGGACACCGGCGCAGCATTCTGGGCACGCCGCAGCACCGCCCGCACCCGCGCCACCACTTCACGCGGGCTGTACGGCTTGATTACGTAATCGTCAGCCCCGATGCCCAATCCCACCAAGCGGTCGACTTCCTCGTCGCGGGCGGTCAGCATAATGATCGGCACCTCCGACTCGGCCCGCACCCGCCGCGCCACCTCAAGGCCGTCCATTTCAGGCAGCATCAAATCGAGCAAGATCAGCGCCGGACGCGCCGCCCGCCATAGCTCCAGCGCACGCGGCCCGGTGGCGGCCCGTTCGGTGTGAAAGCCGCCCAGCCGCAGATACTGTTCCAGAATATCGGCGAGGCGGGTTTCATCTTCTACGATCAAAATGGTGGCGGACATCTTGGGCCTCAGTATGGGGGAGGAGGAAAAGGAAAACGCGCCCAGGATGAAGGGGGCGCGTTCAGTTCGGATCAGATGAGGTCAGGCGGGCTGTTTTTGCCCATGTTGGCGCGGCCTTGATTGCCGGACGAATTGCCAGAGTCGCCACCGAGCGCCCGAACGATGGCCTGATACTCATCGGCGTTGATTTCGCCTTTGGCGTAGCGTTCGCGGGCAATGCTCAGTGCTCCGTCACTCATGAAGCGCTCTTTGCCGCGCCTGAAGTTCTCGCGGATGTCGTCCACGAAGTCGGAGCCCGTGTTGCCGGCGTCGCCGCGTTCCTGAACAGTGGGGCCTTGGCTGCTGGGGCCGCCCACCATTTGCCAGCGCTGCGTCATGCGGCGGCGCTTGTTTTTGCCGCGCCAGAACAAAAACCCGCCGATGAGCAAGAAGGGCAACAAGAAACCGGGGCCGCCGTGACCATGATTGTCCTTGTACTCGCCGTAGCCAGGGCCGTAGCCGTAAGGCGTCTGGGTGATGGGGGCGTACTGGGCTTGTTGCGGTTGAAACTGAGGTTGGGCCGAGGTCGCGGGGTTGTTGATGATGACGTCCATGTTGTTTTCTCCTGTGGCGGCGGGCTTTGGTGCCTGCCTTGCCTACACAGAAGGTAAATCGCGGCGCGTGAACAGCACGGGGAGGCCGTGTGAACGTGGTGTGAATGCGGGCGCTCAACTCAAATCCCCCGCCGTTGCCAGTGGGGGATTTGAGTTGCAACTTCTCTCGTCTAGCGCCCGCGTGGATCAAACACGTCGCGCAGGCCATCGCCAATCAAGTTGAAGGCCAGCACCGTCAGCAAAATGGCCACGGCGGGGGCGCTCGATGCCCAGGGCGCTTGGGCGATGTAATTGCGCGTCTCGGACACCATCGCTCCCCATTCGGGGGTGGGCGGCTGAGCGCCGAAGCCGATAAAGCCCAAGCCCGCCGCTGTCAGAATGGCGCTGCCGACATCGAAACTGCCCTGCACCAGCAGCGGCGCAAACGAATTGGGCAGCAGATGACGCAGCGCCACCCGAGTCTGCGAGCTGCCCAGAGCACGGGCAGCTTCCACGAACTCGCGCTCACGCAGGGCCAGCACCTGAGCGCGGATCAAGCGGGCGTAAGTCGGCCACGATACCAACGCCACCGCGATCATTACATTGGTCAGGTTCGGCCCCAGCGCCGCCGAAATGGCCATCGCCAAGATCAAGCTCGGAAACGCCAAAAAGATGTCGGTGAGGCGCATGAGGGCCTCGTCCCACCAGCCGCCCAACAAGCCCGCCAGTAGGCCGATCAACGAACCGACGATCAGCGCCGAGAGCATCACTCCGACGCCCAGCCCCAGCGAGATGCGGGCACCGCTGAGCACGCGGGTCAGCACGTCGCGGCCCAGTTGGTCGGTGCCCAGCCAGTGCGCCGCCGAAGGAACAGAGAGCCGGGCGGCCAAGTCCTGCGCTCCCG contains:
- the nikC gene encoding nickel transporter permease, which encodes MTTTSLKPRRTENAALRKLRRNSGAMLGFVLLVLLVASALLGPLFLGSPGAQDLAARLSVPSAAHWLGTDQLGRDVLTRVLSGARISLGLGVGVMLSALIVGSLIGLLAGLLGGWWDEALMRLTDIFLAFPSLILAMAISAALGPNLTNVMIAVALVSWPTYARLIRAQVLALREREFVEAARALGSSQTRVALRHLLPNSFAPLLVQGSFDVGSAILTAAGLGFIGFGAQPPTPEWGAMVSETRNYIAQAPWASSAPAVAILLTVLAFNLIGDGLRDVFDPRGR
- a CDS encoding response regulator; the protein is MSATILIVEDETRLADILEQYLRLGGFHTERAATGPRALELWRAARPALILLDLMLPEMDGLEVARRVRAESEVPIIMLTARDEEVDRLVGLGIGADDYVIKPYSPREVVARVRAVLRRAQNAAPVSSTLHAGQLTLDTAAFEARCGEEILDVTVAELRLLTALAQAAGAVKSRSELLSALGGLDRGTDERTVDAHVKNLRRKMGVCGEGLETVRGVGYRLRS